In Carya illinoinensis cultivar Pawnee chromosome 9, C.illinoinensisPawnee_v1, whole genome shotgun sequence, the following are encoded in one genomic region:
- the LOC122276827 gene encoding uncharacterized protein LOC122276827: MAGISTLIEADAKVAVLIDESTKTWKEEMVKGILNEEEAALVCSLPISTSGLPDKQIWAHTKNGQFNVKSAYHLEVRRKNKDKGEVSKKNTEMWKLLWKLNVPGVVKMFLWKALNNCLPTKLNLCCRKIVKDYYCPVYNLSPVQKWVSNEREMHELWADWCTKLSREDLELMAVFKQAQQQGSNNKGVNTRRSLCRWEAPAEDQVKVNWDAAVKLTEGGMGIGVVMRDEKRDVLVSLCSQKKYVRDPLVVEMQALWRAMKLCAELNMTRVIFEGDALNVIRAVNNPDSSWEWHGQLVEDIKEVLKNRNSWKVIHSYRESNCVAHFLAKMSFNVNEERIWIKEGPEGIQPYVLKDKM; encoded by the exons ATGGCAGGCATATCAACACTAATTGAAGCAGATGCAAAGGTTGCAGTTTTAATTGATGAGAGCACAAAGACATGGAAGGAAGAAATGGTAAAGGGTATTCTGAATGAAGAAGAGGCTGCATTAGTTTGTAGTTTGCCCATAAGTACTTCGGGGCTACCAGATAAACAAATTTGGGCTCACACTAAGAATGGTCAATTCAATGTTAAGAGTGCATATCATCTTGAAGTTCGTAGGAAAAACAAGGATAAGGGGGAGGTTTCTAAAAAGAATACAGAAATGTGGAAGTTATTGTGGAAGCTGAATGTGCCTGGTGTGGTTAAAATGTTTCTATGGAAAGCTTTGAACAACTGTTTGCCTACAAAGCTGAACCTGTGTTGCAGGAAGATTGTTAAGGACTATTACTGTCCAGTTT ATAACTTAAGTCCTGTACAGAAGTGGGtttcaaatgaaagggagaTGCATGAGCTATGGGCAGATTGGTGTACAAAGCTGAGTAGAGAGGATCTGGAGCTGATGGCAGTG TTTAAACAAGCCCAACAGCAGGGCAGCAACAATAAAGGAGTTAATACAAGGAGAAGTTTATGCAGATGGGAAGCTCCTGCTGAAGATCAAGTTAAAgtgaattgggatgcagcaGTAAAACTAACAGAAGGTGGGATGGGGATTGGTGTAGTAATGAGGGATGAGAAAAGGGATGTGTTGGTGTCATTGTGCTCACAGAAGAAGTATGTGCGTGATCCTCTAGTGGTTGAGATGCAGGCTTTGTGGCGTGCTATGAAACTATGTGCAGAATTGAACATGACAAGAGTGATATTTGAAGGGGATGCTTTAAATGTGATAAGGGCAGTTAATAATCCCGATTCAAGTTGGGAATGGCATGGTCAATTAGTTGAAGATATTAAAGAGGTGTTGAAAAATAGGAATAGTTGGAAGGTAATACATTCATATAGAGAAAGTAACTGTGTAGCACATTTTCTTGCAAAAATGTCTTTTAATGTAAATGAGGAAAGAATATGGATTAAAGAGGGTCCTGAAGGTATACAGCCTTATGTACTGAAGGACAAAATGTAA